One stretch of Streptomyces hygroscopicus DNA includes these proteins:
- a CDS encoding 4-oxalocrotonate decarboxylase yields MSAVTPDVAALARTLDDAALRARAVPRLTDTAGLDVEAGYAVQRALVERRLARGERMAGIKLGFTSRAKMRQMGVDDLIWGRLTDAMRFTDGATAGLDRCVHPRIEPEIAFLLGRPVTGDISGEEAAAAVTAVAPAYEIIDSRYEGFRFSLPDVVADNSSSSGFGVGPWRDVRSFDLVTGLANLGMTLEVDGRAVETGSSAAILGHPLRSITAAARLAADAGLVLEKGWVVLAGAATAAVPLEAGRYVRVNVGRLGSVDITTEGEQGR; encoded by the coding sequence ATGAGCGCCGTGACACCGGACGTGGCCGCCCTGGCGCGCACTCTTGACGACGCGGCCCTGCGGGCGCGTGCCGTCCCCCGCCTGACCGACACGGCCGGCCTCGACGTCGAGGCCGGGTACGCCGTGCAGCGGGCCCTGGTCGAGCGGCGGTTGGCCCGCGGCGAGCGAATGGCCGGCATCAAGCTCGGTTTCACCAGCAGGGCCAAGATGCGCCAGATGGGTGTGGACGATCTGATCTGGGGCCGGCTCACCGACGCCATGCGTTTCACCGACGGTGCCACCGCCGGTCTGGACCGGTGCGTCCACCCGCGCATCGAGCCGGAGATCGCCTTCCTGCTCGGCAGGCCGGTCACCGGCGACATCTCCGGCGAGGAGGCGGCCGCCGCCGTGACGGCCGTGGCACCCGCGTACGAGATCATCGACTCCCGCTACGAGGGGTTCCGCTTCTCCCTGCCGGACGTCGTCGCGGACAACTCCTCCTCCTCGGGCTTCGGCGTCGGACCCTGGCGCGATGTGCGCTCCTTCGACCTGGTGACCGGGCTCGCCAATCTCGGCATGACCCTCGAGGTCGACGGACGCGCCGTCGAGACCGGCAGTTCCGCCGCCATCCTCGGCCACCCGCTGCGCTCGATCACCGCTGCCGCCCGGCTCGCCGCGGACGCCGGCCTCGTGCTGGAGAAGGGCTGGGTGGTGCTCGCCGGAGCCGCCACCGCCGCCGTGCCCTTGGAAGCAGGCCGGTACGTGAGGGTGAACGTGGGGCGACTGGGATCTGTCGACATCACCACCGAGGGGGAGCAGGGCCGATGA
- a CDS encoding 3-hydroxyanthranilate 3,4-dioxygenase, translating to MVSKNVLKPFNFQQWIDDHQDLLKPPVGNVQIWEDADLMVTIVGGPNQRTDFHDDPGEEFFYQLKGNMVLRVMEEEGEPPVDVQIREGDVFMLPGHVRHSPQRPEPGSIGLVVEHARPEGALDGSEWYCTECHHLVHRSEVALTSIVDDLPPLFAAFYGDEKLRTCGHCGALHPGKEWPEHLRPVPRAPER from the coding sequence ATGGTCTCCAAGAACGTCCTCAAGCCGTTCAACTTCCAGCAGTGGATCGACGATCACCAGGACCTGCTCAAGCCACCCGTAGGCAACGTCCAGATCTGGGAGGACGCCGACCTGATGGTCACCATCGTCGGCGGTCCCAACCAGCGCACCGACTTCCACGACGACCCGGGCGAGGAGTTCTTCTACCAGCTCAAGGGCAACATGGTGCTGCGGGTGATGGAGGAGGAAGGCGAGCCCCCCGTCGATGTGCAGATCCGTGAGGGCGACGTCTTCATGCTCCCCGGACACGTGCGGCACTCCCCGCAGCGTCCCGAGCCGGGCAGTATCGGCCTCGTCGTCGAGCACGCCCGCCCCGAGGGCGCGCTGGACGGCTCCGAGTGGTACTGCACCGAGTGCCACCACCTGGTACACCGCTCCGAGGTCGCGCTGACCTCCATCGTCGACGACCTGCCGCCGCTGTTCGCCGCGTTCTACGGCGACGAGAAGCTCCGTACCTGCGGGCACTGCGGGGCCCTGCACCCCGGCAAGGAATGGCCCGAGCACCTGCGTCCAGTGCCGCGCGCCCCAGAGCGGTGA
- a CDS encoding beta-lactamase: MELVILGSAGGPQPHPGKAAPATAVVVDGDIHVIDCGNGVGRQIVSAGLELTDLRSVLVTHHHVDHNADLGALVHLAWTAARCEPVDVYGPAPLESMIKQYLELNEPDISHRESLGRPALAGVFRPHEVSGPGTVHEADGVRISAAVATHPPMPSFSYRVDTHGRSVVVSGDTARCDEVVELSRGAGVLVHEAYSPDHLAEFMAGSNTKVERLRQHFARAHTSAEDAGRVAAEAGVRTLVLWHLIPWQLSDEEYAAQAARTFDGEIVVAHDLQRIPV, from the coding sequence ATGGAGCTTGTCATTCTGGGCAGCGCCGGCGGTCCACAGCCGCATCCCGGCAAGGCTGCCCCGGCCACCGCGGTCGTCGTCGACGGCGACATCCACGTCATCGACTGCGGCAATGGTGTGGGACGGCAGATCGTCTCGGCCGGCCTGGAGCTGACCGATCTGCGGTCGGTCCTCGTCACCCACCACCACGTCGACCACAACGCCGACCTCGGCGCCCTGGTCCACCTGGCGTGGACCGCGGCCCGGTGCGAACCGGTCGACGTCTACGGGCCCGCCCCGCTGGAGTCGATGATCAAGCAGTACCTCGAGCTCAACGAGCCCGACATCAGCCACCGCGAGAGCCTCGGCCGGCCGGCCCTGGCCGGTGTCTTCCGGCCCCATGAGGTCTCCGGGCCCGGCACCGTCCACGAGGCCGACGGCGTACGGATCAGCGCCGCCGTCGCCACACATCCGCCGATGCCCTCGTTCTCCTACCGCGTCGACACTCACGGACGCTCCGTGGTCGTCTCCGGCGACACCGCCCGCTGCGACGAGGTGGTCGAACTCTCCCGGGGCGCCGGCGTCCTCGTCCACGAGGCGTACTCCCCGGACCACCTCGCCGAGTTCATGGCAGGCTCCAACACCAAGGTCGAGCGCCTGCGACAGCACTTCGCGCGGGCCCACACCAGCGCCGAGGACGCGGGCCGGGTCGCCGCCGAGGCCGGAGTGCGCACCCTCGTCCTGTGGCACCTGATCCCGTGGCAGCTCTCCGACGAGGAGTACGCCGCCCAGGCCGCGCGGACCTTCGACGGGGAGATCGTCGTGGCGCACGACCTCCAGCGCATTCCCGTCTGA